From one Drosophila gunungcola strain Sukarami chromosome 2R unlocalized genomic scaffold, Dgunungcola_SK_2 000006F, whole genome shotgun sequence genomic stretch:
- the LOC128254881 gene encoding lamin-C isoform X1: MSARRVTLNTRVSRGSTSTPVGGASTSSRLGATSPTSPTRTTRIQEKEELQHLNDRLACYIDRMRNLENENNRLTQELNLAQDTVNRETSNLKAVYEKELAAARKLLDETAKEKAKLEIDIKRLWEENDDLKPRLEKKTKEATVAENNARLYESRYNEVNGKYNQALADRKKFEDQSKELALENDRLRRQLDDLRKQLEAETLARVDLENQNQSLREELAFKDQVHTQELTETRSRRQIEISEIDGRLSRQYEAKLQQSLQELRDQYEGQMRANREEIELLYDNEIQNLKAAANRAAQGSAHATEEVRLMRTKIDGLNAKLQDLENTNAGLNSRIRELENLLDTERQRHNQYIASLEAELQRMRDEMAHQLQEYQDLMDIKVSLDLEIAAYDKLLCGEERRLNIESPGRPTADSGVSSNGTHLSASASSRSGRVTPSGRRSATPGISGSSAVKRRRTVIDESEDRTLSEYSVNAAAKGDLEIIEADVEGRFIKLHNKGTEEINLTGWQLTRIAGDEELAFKFSRGSKVLGGASVTIWSVDAGAAHDPPNNLVMKKKWPVANSMRSVLANADKEVRILSIYNTCGTCDICRPCRHLEFVLDQMLPATTVSVLTFPATPRGTAAAERPARALPSVPELAPLA, from the exons ATGTCAGCACGCCGCGTCACATTGAACACACGCGTTTCGCGCGGCTCCACCTCCACGCCGGTGGGTGGGGCGTCGACCTCCTCAAGGCTGGGCGCCACCTCGCCCACCTCACCCACCCGCACCACCCGCATCCAGGAGAAGGAGGAGCTGCAGCACCTGAACGATCGCCTCGCCTGCTACATCGATCGCATGCGCAATCTGGAGAACGAGAACAACCGGCTCACCCAGGAGCTGAATCTCGCCCAGGACACCGTCAACCGGGAGACCTCCAACCTGAAGGCGGTCTATGAAAAGGAACTGGCCGCCGCCCGAAAGCTGCTCGATGAGACGGCCAAGGAGAAGGCCAAGCTGGAGATCGATATTAAGCGTCTGTGGGAGGAGAACGACGACCTGAAGCCGAG acTCGAAAAGAAGACAAAGGAGGCAACAGTGGCCGAAAACAATGCCCGCCTGTATGAATCTCGCTACAATGAGGTCAATGGCAAGTACAACCAGGCTCTGGCCGATCGCAAAAAGTTCGAGGATCAGTCCAAGGAACTAGCCTTGGAGAACGACCGCTTGCGTCGCCAACTAGATGATCTTCGCAAGCAGCTGGAGGCGGAGACCTTGGCCCGCGTGGACTTggagaaccagaaccagagtCTGCGCGAGGAGCTGGCCTTCAAGGATCAGGTGCACACCCAGGAGCTCACAGAGACCCGCTCCCGTCGCCAGATCGAGATCAGCGAGATCGACGGCCGACTTTCGCGCCAGTACGAGGCCAAGCTGCAGCAGTCGCTCCAGGAACTGCGCGATCAGTACGAGGGTCAAATGCGCGCCAATCGCGAGGAGATCGAACTGCTGTACGACAATGAGATCCAGAACCTGAAGGCTGCTGCCAACAGGGCCGCCCAGGGATCCGCTCATGCCACCGAGGAAGTGCGTCTCATGCGCACCAAGATCGATGGTCTGAATGCCAAGCTGCAGGATCTGGAGAACACCAATGCTGGATTGAAT TCTCGCATTCGGGAGCTGGAGAACCTTTTGGACACCGAACGCCAGCGTCACAACCAGTACATTGCCTCCTTGGAGGCCGAGCTGCAACGCATGCGCGACGAGATGGCCCACCAGTTGCAGGAGTACCAGGATCTGATGGACATCAAGGTGTCGCTGGACCTCGAGATAGCCGCCTACGACAAGTTGCTGTGCGGTGAGGAGCGTCGCCTGAACATCGAGTCGCCCGGACGTCCCACTGCCGATTCCGGGGTCTCCAGCAATGGCACCCATTTAAGCGCCAGTGCCAGTTCTCGGTCCGGTAGGGTCACGCCCAGTGGTCGTCGCTCGGCCACGCCCGGAATTTCGGGATCCAGTGCCGTGAAGCGACGCCGCACGGTGATCGATGAGAGCGAGGACCGCACTCTGTCGGAGTACTCGGTGAATGCCGCCGCCAAGGGCGACCTCGAGATCATCGAGGCGGACGTGGAGGGACGCTTCATTAAGCTGCACAACAAGGGCACCGAGGAGATCAACCTGACCGGTTGGCAGCTAACCCGCATTGCCGGCGACGAGGAGCTGGCCTTCAAGTTCTCGCGCGGCTCCAAGGTGCTGGGAGGTGCCAGTGTCACCATTTGGTCGGTGGATGCCGGAGCCGCCCACGATCCCCCCAACAACCTGGTGATGAAGAAGAAGTGGCCGGTGGCCAACTCGATGCGCTCGGTGCTGGCCAATGCCGACAAAGAGGTGAGAATCTTGTCCATATACAACACGTGCGGCACTTGCGACATCTGCCGCCCCTGCAGACACCTCGAGTTTGTGCTCGACCA GATGTTGCCAGCTACGACCGTGTCCGTGCTAACGTTTCCAGCCACACCTCGCGGCACCGCAGCAGCGGAACGCCCAGCACGGGCTTTACCCTCGGTTCCGGAGCTGGCTCCACTGGCGTGA
- the LOC128254881 gene encoding lamin-C isoform X2 → MSARRVTLNTRVSRGSTSTPVGGASTSSRLGATSPTSPTRTTRIQEKEELQHLNDRLACYIDRMRNLENENNRLTQELNLAQDTVNRETSNLKAVYEKELAAARKLLDETAKEKAKLEIDIKRLWEENDDLKPRLEKKTKEATVAENNARLYESRYNEVNGKYNQALADRKKFEDQSKELALENDRLRRQLDDLRKQLEAETLARVDLENQNQSLREELAFKDQVHTQELTETRSRRQIEISEIDGRLSRQYEAKLQQSLQELRDQYEGQMRANREEIELLYDNEIQNLKAAANRAAQGSAHATEEVRLMRTKIDGLNAKLQDLENTNAGLNSRIRELENLLDTERQRHNQYIASLEAELQRMRDEMAHQLQEYQDLMDIKVSLDLEIAAYDKLLCGEERRLNIESPGRPTADSGVSSNGTHLSASASSRSGRVTPSGRRSATPGISGSSAVKRRRTVIDESEDRTLSEYSVNAAAKGDLEIIEADVEGRFIKLHNKGTEEINLTGWQLTRIAGDEELAFKFSRGSKVLGGASVTIWSVDAGAAHDPPNNLVMKKKWPVANSMRSVLANADKEDVASYDRVRANVSSHTSRHRSSGTPSTGFTLGSGAGSTGVRSLFSLLF, encoded by the exons ATGTCAGCACGCCGCGTCACATTGAACACACGCGTTTCGCGCGGCTCCACCTCCACGCCGGTGGGTGGGGCGTCGACCTCCTCAAGGCTGGGCGCCACCTCGCCCACCTCACCCACCCGCACCACCCGCATCCAGGAGAAGGAGGAGCTGCAGCACCTGAACGATCGCCTCGCCTGCTACATCGATCGCATGCGCAATCTGGAGAACGAGAACAACCGGCTCACCCAGGAGCTGAATCTCGCCCAGGACACCGTCAACCGGGAGACCTCCAACCTGAAGGCGGTCTATGAAAAGGAACTGGCCGCCGCCCGAAAGCTGCTCGATGAGACGGCCAAGGAGAAGGCCAAGCTGGAGATCGATATTAAGCGTCTGTGGGAGGAGAACGACGACCTGAAGCCGAG acTCGAAAAGAAGACAAAGGAGGCAACAGTGGCCGAAAACAATGCCCGCCTGTATGAATCTCGCTACAATGAGGTCAATGGCAAGTACAACCAGGCTCTGGCCGATCGCAAAAAGTTCGAGGATCAGTCCAAGGAACTAGCCTTGGAGAACGACCGCTTGCGTCGCCAACTAGATGATCTTCGCAAGCAGCTGGAGGCGGAGACCTTGGCCCGCGTGGACTTggagaaccagaaccagagtCTGCGCGAGGAGCTGGCCTTCAAGGATCAGGTGCACACCCAGGAGCTCACAGAGACCCGCTCCCGTCGCCAGATCGAGATCAGCGAGATCGACGGCCGACTTTCGCGCCAGTACGAGGCCAAGCTGCAGCAGTCGCTCCAGGAACTGCGCGATCAGTACGAGGGTCAAATGCGCGCCAATCGCGAGGAGATCGAACTGCTGTACGACAATGAGATCCAGAACCTGAAGGCTGCTGCCAACAGGGCCGCCCAGGGATCCGCTCATGCCACCGAGGAAGTGCGTCTCATGCGCACCAAGATCGATGGTCTGAATGCCAAGCTGCAGGATCTGGAGAACACCAATGCTGGATTGAAT TCTCGCATTCGGGAGCTGGAGAACCTTTTGGACACCGAACGCCAGCGTCACAACCAGTACATTGCCTCCTTGGAGGCCGAGCTGCAACGCATGCGCGACGAGATGGCCCACCAGTTGCAGGAGTACCAGGATCTGATGGACATCAAGGTGTCGCTGGACCTCGAGATAGCCGCCTACGACAAGTTGCTGTGCGGTGAGGAGCGTCGCCTGAACATCGAGTCGCCCGGACGTCCCACTGCCGATTCCGGGGTCTCCAGCAATGGCACCCATTTAAGCGCCAGTGCCAGTTCTCGGTCCGGTAGGGTCACGCCCAGTGGTCGTCGCTCGGCCACGCCCGGAATTTCGGGATCCAGTGCCGTGAAGCGACGCCGCACGGTGATCGATGAGAGCGAGGACCGCACTCTGTCGGAGTACTCGGTGAATGCCGCCGCCAAGGGCGACCTCGAGATCATCGAGGCGGACGTGGAGGGACGCTTCATTAAGCTGCACAACAAGGGCACCGAGGAGATCAACCTGACCGGTTGGCAGCTAACCCGCATTGCCGGCGACGAGGAGCTGGCCTTCAAGTTCTCGCGCGGCTCCAAGGTGCTGGGAGGTGCCAGTGTCACCATTTGGTCGGTGGATGCCGGAGCCGCCCACGATCCCCCCAACAACCTGGTGATGAAGAAGAAGTGGCCGGTGGCCAACTCGATGCGCTCGGTGCTGGCCAATGCCGACAAAGAG GATGTTGCCAGCTACGACCGTGTCCGTGCTAACGTTTCCAGCCACACCTCGCGGCACCGCAGCAGCGGAACGCCCAGCACGGGCTTTACCCTCGGTTCCGGAGCTGGCTCCACTGGCGTGAGGAGTCTCTTCTCCCTGCTCTTCTAA